From the genome of Acidimicrobiia bacterium, one region includes:
- a CDS encoding alpha/beta hydrolase: protein MKITTDDGVELAVEVAGSGPGLLLVHGHGGAKEDFADHVERLARRHTVVVFDHRGHGASGHPPSAESYSLARLRADTWAVADAVGLDRFRVLGHSMGGMVVRRMPLEHPERVEALVLMDTSAARIPVLVPELVEAAAEIGFTQGKDVLHEMLVAAGTLDTPAYKRMLADRPGYAEFDARKWADTSIVAWGTLAVEIANQDDDLSRLRGVSCPTLVIVGAQDDAFLDASRSMAATIPGAQLAMLPNAGHSPQFEAPDAWAAALDGFLAGLPAPVA, encoded by the coding sequence TTGAAGATCACGACCGATGACGGCGTCGAGCTCGCGGTGGAAGTCGCGGGCTCGGGCCCCGGGCTGCTGCTCGTGCACGGCCACGGCGGCGCGAAGGAGGACTTCGCCGATCACGTCGAGCGGCTCGCGCGCCGTCACACGGTCGTCGTCTTCGACCACCGCGGTCACGGTGCGAGCGGCCACCCGCCGTCCGCCGAGTCGTACTCGCTCGCGCGCCTGCGCGCCGACACGTGGGCGGTCGCCGACGCGGTCGGTCTCGATCGCTTCCGCGTGCTCGGCCACTCCATGGGCGGCATGGTCGTGCGCCGCATGCCGCTCGAGCATCCCGAGCGCGTCGAGGCGCTCGTGCTGATGGACACGAGCGCGGCCCGGATTCCGGTGCTCGTGCCCGAGCTCGTCGAGGCCGCCGCCGAGATCGGTTTCACGCAGGGCAAGGACGTGTTGCACGAGATGCTCGTGGCCGCGGGCACGCTCGACACACCTGCGTACAAGCGCATGCTCGCCGACCGCCCCGGCTACGCCGAGTTCGACGCGCGGAAGTGGGCCGACACCTCGATCGTGGCGTGGGGGACGCTGGCGGTCGAGATCGCGAACCAGGACGACGACCTGTCGCGGTTGCGCGGTGTGAGCTGTCCGACCCTCGTGATCGTCGGCGCGCAGGACGACGCGTTCCTCGACGCGTCGCGCTCGATGGCCGCGACGATCCCGGGTGCGCAGCTCGCGATGCTGCCGAACGCCGGACACTCCCCGCAGTTCGAGGCACCGGACGCGTGGGCCGCCGCGCTCGACGGTTTCCTGGCCGGGTTGCCGGCTCCGGTCGCCTGA
- a CDS encoding TldD/PmbA family protein — protein sequence MTAVDLLELARSVAGSAQPGEQIEAYAARTRETDIEVFRGEVESLSVAGVSGVGIRVVTDHRQGFAWAGTFDADVVAETLAEARDNASFAEPDEWSGLATAADAASVPVARLDLWREDFLSVSTDEKVRFAIDLDARVSNADPRIREVESTSYGDGLVESAIASSEGVEASVRRTVCSASSSALAEADGQTQSGFGFSLGRSFTELDADFIVSMATERVLRLLGARPLKSRRLPVVLDPLVTAQFLGVLAAAFNGESMLKGRSLFLDRVGEAVAAPFVQLGDDPTDAAMPGATMHDSEGVPCRRNALVTDGVLQGFLHNSATARRAGTRTTGSATRAGYTSTPGVGVRALSLKPGTRSFDEIVASMPDALYVQSVSGLHSGTNPISGDFSVGAEGLVVRDGALAEPVREVTVASTLPRMLLDVSEIGSDLTTLGGSTAGVTLVVSEMTMSGA from the coding sequence ATGACCGCGGTCGACCTGCTGGAGCTCGCGCGCAGCGTTGCGGGTTCGGCGCAGCCGGGCGAGCAGATCGAGGCGTACGCGGCCCGCACGCGCGAGACCGACATCGAGGTCTTCCGCGGCGAGGTCGAGTCGTTGTCGGTCGCGGGTGTGTCGGGTGTCGGGATCCGCGTGGTCACGGATCACCGGCAGGGCTTCGCGTGGGCGGGCACGTTCGACGCCGACGTCGTCGCGGAGACGCTCGCCGAAGCGCGCGACAACGCGTCGTTCGCGGAACCCGACGAGTGGAGCGGCCTCGCAACCGCAGCCGACGCCGCGAGCGTGCCCGTCGCGCGGCTCGACCTGTGGCGCGAAGACTTTCTGTCCGTCTCGACCGACGAGAAGGTGCGCTTTGCGATCGACCTCGACGCGCGCGTCTCGAACGCGGACCCGCGCATCCGCGAGGTCGAGTCGACGAGCTACGGCGACGGTCTCGTCGAGTCCGCGATCGCAAGCTCCGAAGGCGTCGAGGCGTCGGTGCGACGGACGGTCTGCTCGGCGTCGTCGAGCGCGCTCGCCGAGGCCGACGGGCAGACACAGTCGGGCTTCGGCTTCAGCCTCGGCCGGAGTTTCACCGAGCTCGACGCCGACTTCATCGTCTCGATGGCGACCGAGCGCGTGCTGCGACTGCTGGGTGCGCGGCCGCTGAAGAGCCGGCGCCTGCCGGTCGTGCTCGACCCGCTCGTCACCGCGCAGTTCCTCGGCGTGCTCGCGGCCGCGTTCAACGGTGAGTCCATGCTGAAGGGCCGCTCGTTGTTCCTCGACCGTGTCGGCGAGGCGGTGGCCGCGCCGTTCGTTCAGCTCGGCGACGACCCGACCGATGCCGCGATGCCCGGCGCGACGATGCACGACTCCGAGGGCGTGCCCTGCCGGCGGAACGCGCTCGTCACCGATGGCGTGCTGCAAGGCTTCCTGCACAACAGCGCGACCGCGCGTCGCGCGGGCACGCGGACGACGGGCTCGGCGACCCGCGCGGGTTACACGTCGACGCCGGGCGTCGGCGTGCGCGCGCTCAGCCTGAAGCCGGGCACGCGCAGCTTCGACGAGATCGTCGCGTCGATGCCCGACGCGCTCTACGTCCAGTCGGTCAGCGGGCTGCACTCGGGCACGAACCCGATCAGTGGCGACTTCTCGGTCGGCGCCGAAGGACTCGTCGTACGCGACGGCGCGCTCGCCGAGCCCGTGCGCGAGGTGACGGTCGCGTCGACGCTGCCGCGCATGCTGCTCGACGTCTCCGAGATCGGCTCCGATCTCACGACGCTCGGCGGCAGCACCGCCGGCGTCACCCTCGTCGTCTCCGAGATGACGATGAGCGGGGCCTGA
- a CDS encoding TldD/PmbA family protein produces the protein MTNLIETPVLERTLQAALRAGGDFAEVFGEDRRGSSGRFDDGRVEELTSGRSRGAGIRVVRGDTTGFAHTADLSATGLVEAAEAAAAAARTGGGGVREIALEARPSTPYEPEIAPESVPKARKVELLRVADAAARGEGGAIRSVTASFADSRRRIVVANSDGLLTGDEQVRTRFGVQTVAAGDTGMQTGYEAPGRTLGFEFFDQFDVEEIARKSARRAITMLDAQPAPSGSLTVVLAKGAGSVLFHEACGHGLEADLVQRAASVFEGKRGEQVASPLVTLVDQGAYAREWGTFAIDDEGHPAQRNVLIENGVLNDYMWDYLRARKEGRASSGNGRRESYQVLPMVRMTNTYLEPGTTDPDDIVRDTEHGIYCVQLGGGQVDTATGDFVFGITEAYMIEHGKITHPIRAAQLIGNGPEILHRIDVVGNDFDTWTGMCGKNGQSVPVSSGQPTLRVTGITVGGTAA, from the coding sequence GTGACGAACCTGATCGAGACGCCCGTGCTCGAGCGCACGCTGCAGGCCGCATTGCGGGCCGGCGGCGACTTCGCCGAGGTGTTCGGAGAAGACCGGCGCGGGAGCAGTGGCCGATTCGACGACGGCCGCGTCGAGGAGCTCACCTCGGGACGTTCGCGAGGCGCCGGTATCCGAGTCGTGCGCGGCGACACGACCGGGTTCGCCCACACCGCGGACCTGTCGGCGACGGGTCTGGTCGAGGCTGCGGAGGCGGCCGCGGCCGCGGCCCGTACGGGCGGCGGCGGCGTGCGCGAGATCGCGCTCGAAGCCCGGCCCTCGACGCCGTACGAGCCCGAGATCGCGCCGGAATCGGTGCCGAAGGCACGCAAGGTCGAATTGCTGCGGGTCGCCGACGCCGCCGCGCGCGGCGAGGGCGGCGCGATCCGATCGGTCACCGCGTCGTTCGCCGACTCGCGACGGCGCATCGTCGTCGCCAACTCCGACGGCTTGCTGACCGGCGACGAACAGGTCCGCACCCGCTTCGGCGTGCAGACCGTCGCGGCGGGCGACACCGGGATGCAGACGGGTTACGAAGCGCCCGGCCGCACGCTCGGCTTCGAGTTCTTCGACCAGTTCGACGTCGAGGAGATCGCCCGCAAGTCGGCGCGCCGCGCGATCACGATGCTCGACGCGCAGCCCGCGCCGAGCGGTTCGCTCACGGTCGTGCTCGCGAAGGGCGCGGGCTCGGTGCTCTTCCACGAGGCGTGTGGTCACGGGCTCGAGGCCGATCTCGTGCAGCGCGCGGCGTCGGTGTTCGAAGGGAAGCGCGGCGAGCAGGTCGCGTCGCCGCTCGTCACGCTGGTCGACCAGGGTGCGTACGCGCGCGAGTGGGGCACGTTCGCGATCGACGACGAGGGCCACCCCGCGCAGCGCAACGTGCTCATCGAGAACGGCGTGCTCAACGACTACATGTGGGACTACCTGCGCGCCCGCAAGGAAGGGCGCGCGTCGAGCGGGAACGGACGGCGCGAGAGCTACCAGGTGCTGCCGATGGTCCGCATGACGAACACGTACCTCGAGCCCGGCACGACCGATCCCGACGACATCGTGCGCGACACCGAGCACGGCATCTACTGCGTGCAGCTCGGTGGCGGGCAGGTCGACACCGCGACCGGCGACTTCGTGTTCGGGATCACCGAGGCGTACATGATCGAGCACGGCAAGATCACGCACCCGATCCGCGCCGCGCAGCTGATCGGCAACGGGCCCGAGATCCTGCATCGCATCGACGTCGTCGGCAACGACTTCGACACGTGGACGGGCATGTGCGGCAAGAACGGGCAGAGCGTGCCCGTGTCGTCGGGCCAGCCGACGCTGCGCGTCACCGGCATCACGGTCGGCGGCACCGCGGCATGA
- a CDS encoding acetolactate synthase: MTSGRRVEGHGGRLAAEVLREHGVDVVFTLSGGHLFVLYDGCVQVGIDLVDTRHEQTAAFAAEGFAKVTGRPGCAALTAGPGVTNGVSAIASARLAGSPLVVLGGRAPQGRWGRGSLQELDHVPIVASVTKSAVTATPGAGIVAAVDGALRAARTPHRGPTFVDMPLDAFGPAAVDVPPFDAASARGADPEPDAIARVAAMVAAAKRPVLVVGGDVYWAGAGEELRAFVERAEVPVFANGLGRGVLAADHRLAFSRARGVALKGADLVVVAGTPLDFRLAFGSFGDARVVHLADTATEIGAHAEPAEAIGADLRVTFAALADAVAATNGERKEHERAVETLRAEEQRVREGERARLESGATPIVPSRVYGELRALLDRDAIVIGDGGDFVSYAGKYVDTYVAGSFLDPGPYGCLGTGPGYALGAARGRPGRQIVLMLGDGAAGFALGDFDTLVRHQVDVTIVVGNNGIWGLEKHPMQALFGYDVVADLRPETRYDRVMESLGGHGELVREPNELRPALTRAFATPGPSLVNVLTDPADAYPRSSNLA; encoded by the coding sequence GTGACGAGCGGACGTCGCGTCGAAGGTCACGGCGGTCGGCTCGCGGCCGAGGTGCTGCGCGAGCACGGCGTCGACGTCGTGTTCACGCTGTCGGGTGGGCATCTCTTCGTGCTCTACGACGGGTGCGTGCAGGTCGGGATCGATCTCGTCGACACCCGTCACGAGCAGACCGCGGCCTTCGCAGCCGAGGGCTTCGCGAAGGTCACCGGGCGTCCGGGTTGTGCGGCGCTGACCGCCGGACCGGGCGTCACGAACGGCGTGAGCGCGATCGCGTCGGCGCGGCTCGCGGGTTCGCCGCTCGTCGTGCTCGGCGGCCGCGCGCCGCAGGGTCGCTGGGGCCGCGGCTCGCTCCAGGAGCTCGACCACGTGCCGATCGTCGCGTCGGTCACGAAGTCGGCCGTCACCGCGACACCGGGCGCGGGCATCGTCGCCGCGGTCGACGGCGCGCTGCGCGCCGCGCGAACGCCGCACCGCGGCCCGACATTCGTCGACATGCCGCTCGACGCGTTCGGTCCCGCGGCGGTCGACGTCCCGCCGTTCGACGCGGCGTCGGCGCGCGGCGCGGATCCGGAGCCCGACGCGATCGCGCGCGTCGCTGCGATGGTCGCCGCGGCGAAGCGTCCGGTGCTCGTCGTCGGCGGAGACGTGTACTGGGCGGGCGCGGGCGAGGAGTTGCGCGCCTTCGTCGAGCGGGCCGAGGTACCCGTCTTCGCGAACGGGCTCGGGCGCGGTGTGCTCGCGGCGGACCACCGACTCGCGTTCTCACGCGCGCGCGGCGTCGCGCTGAAGGGTGCCGACCTCGTCGTGGTCGCCGGTACGCCGCTCGACTTCCGCCTCGCGTTCGGTTCGTTCGGTGACGCGCGCGTCGTCCACCTCGCCGACACGGCCACCGAGATCGGCGCGCACGCCGAGCCGGCCGAAGCGATCGGCGCCGACCTGCGCGTGACCTTCGCCGCGCTCGCCGATGCCGTCGCGGCGACGAACGGCGAACGGAAGGAACACGAGCGCGCGGTCGAGACGCTGCGCGCCGAGGAGCAGCGCGTCCGAGAGGGCGAGCGCGCGCGCCTCGAGTCGGGCGCCACGCCGATCGTGCCCTCACGCGTCTACGGCGAGTTGCGCGCGCTGCTCGACCGCGACGCGATCGTCATCGGCGACGGCGGCGACTTCGTGTCCTACGCGGGCAAGTACGTCGATACCTACGTCGCCGGTTCGTTCCTCGACCCCGGGCCCTATGGCTGCCTCGGCACGGGCCCGGGCTACGCGCTCGGCGCGGCGCGCGGGCGCCCCGGTCGCCAGATCGTGCTCATGCTCGGCGACGGCGCGGCGGGCTTCGCGCTCGGCGACTTCGACACGCTCGTGCGCCACCAGGTCGACGTCACGATCGTCGTCGGCAACAACGGGATCTGGGGTCTCGAGAAGCACCCGATGCAGGCGCTGTTCGGGTACGACGTCGTCGCCGACCTGCGACCGGAGACGCGCTACGACCGTGTCATGGAATCGCTCGGTGGGCACGGCGAGCTCGTGCGCGAGCCGAACGAGTTGCGACCCGCGCTCACGCGCGCGTTCGCGACGCCCGGCCCGTCGCTCGTCAACGTGCTGACCGATCCCGCGGACGCGTACCCGAGGTCAAGCAACCTGGCATGA
- a CDS encoding hotdog domain-containing protein, giving the protein MAASVTLVVDTADTATAIGSGDVPVLATPRVVALAEQATLEAVAGALPEGHTTVGYRVQLTHVAPSPVGDTVRADVVLDSVEGRRLVFRVSVTDGRGLVAAGYVTRVVVERDRFLEKARDGA; this is encoded by the coding sequence ATGGCCGCGAGCGTGACGTTGGTCGTCGACACTGCCGACACCGCGACGGCGATCGGGAGCGGCGACGTGCCCGTGCTCGCCACCCCGCGGGTGGTCGCGCTCGCCGAGCAGGCGACGCTCGAGGCCGTGGCCGGCGCGTTGCCGGAAGGCCACACGACCGTCGGCTACCGGGTGCAGCTCACGCACGTCGCGCCGAGCCCGGTCGGCGACACCGTGCGCGCCGACGTCGTGCTCGACTCGGTCGAGGGTCGCCGGCTGGTCTTCCGCGTGTCGGTCACCGACGGGCGCGGTCTCGTCGCCGCGGGCTACGTCACGCGCGTCGTCGTCGAGCGCGACCGCTTCCTGGAGAAGGCCCGCGACGGCGCTTGA
- a CDS encoding LysR family transcriptional regulator has translation MELRHLETLQAVADAGSFTGAADQLHTVQSNVSEQIRQLEDELGVSLFSRGRRGAVPTEFGTIVLERARHVRRELDDLRADLSMLQGLQTGHATFGAVGTISRWLVPALVADLRMQAPALSLRVTEGASERLAGEVAERELSQAVVTEPVSDSRLVVEHLLDEDLVGLVPNSVDLGAKEPVPLAVLAAHTMILPPLGNPLRSEVEGAAHDQGLTLSVPIEIEGVRLIGDLVAAGAGVSIIPETAVPPGDPGMRSVAIADMPPRRLALVTARGVRLSLADAAVRDAVVRLVRSQRRGATTKV, from the coding sequence ATGGAGCTGCGCCATCTCGAGACCCTGCAGGCCGTGGCCGACGCCGGATCGTTCACGGGCGCGGCCGATCAGCTGCACACGGTCCAGTCGAACGTGTCCGAGCAGATCCGCCAGCTCGAGGACGAGCTCGGCGTGAGCCTCTTCAGCCGGGGCCGCCGGGGCGCGGTGCCCACCGAGTTCGGCACGATCGTGCTCGAGCGCGCCCGCCACGTGCGCCGCGAACTCGACGACCTGCGCGCCGACCTCTCGATGCTCCAGGGCCTGCAGACCGGCCACGCCACGTTCGGCGCGGTCGGCACGATCAGCCGGTGGCTCGTGCCCGCGCTCGTCGCCGACCTCCGCATGCAGGCGCCCGCGCTCTCGCTGCGCGTGACGGAAGGCGCGTCGGAGCGGCTCGCGGGTGAGGTGGCCGAACGAGAGCTGTCGCAGGCCGTCGTCACCGAACCGGTGAGCGACTCGCGGCTCGTCGTCGAGCACCTGCTCGACGAGGACCTCGTCGGGCTCGTACCGAACTCGGTCGATCTCGGTGCCAAGGAGCCGGTGCCGCTCGCGGTGCTCGCCGCGCACACGATGATCCTGCCACCGCTCGGTAACCCGCTGCGCTCCGAGGTCGAGGGCGCGGCGCACGATCAGGGCCTGACGTTGTCGGTCCCGATCGAGATCGAGGGCGTGCGGCTCATCGGCGACCTCGTCGCCGCGGGCGCGGGCGTGTCGATCATCCCCGAGACCGCGGTGCCGCCGGGGGATCCCGGCATGCGCTCGGTCGCGATCGCCGACATGCCGCCGCGCCGGCTCGCGCTCGTGACCGCGCGCGGCGTGCGACTCTCGCTCGCCGACGCCGCGGTGCGCGACGCGGTCGTCCGCCTCGTGCGATCGCAGCGCCGAGGCGCTACGACGAAGGTGTGA
- a CDS encoding WhiB family transcriptional regulator has translation MPTDTVSSIVFTGVLEWTADSACSGRTELFFAPAGERPEARVVREADARAICRECPVLLECRDWAREHREYGFWGGESEEERAAAGYRVDMPVGRVARYPRGNGTPVEPRISRIA, from the coding sequence ATGCCCACTGACACCGTCTCGAGCATCGTGTTCACGGGGGTCCTCGAGTGGACCGCCGACTCGGCCTGCAGCGGTCGGACCGAGCTCTTCTTCGCCCCAGCCGGCGAGCGACCCGAAGCCCGGGTCGTGCGCGAGGCCGACGCCCGCGCCATCTGTCGTGAGTGCCCCGTGCTGCTCGAGTGCCGCGACTGGGCGCGCGAGCACCGCGAGTACGGCTTCTGGGGCGGCGAGTCCGAGGAAGAGCGGGCCGCAGCCGGTTATCGGGTCGACATGCCCGTCGGTCGCGTGGCGCGCTACCCCCGCGGCAACGGCACGCCCGTCGAGCCGCGCATCTCCAGGATCGCGTAG
- a CDS encoding phosphatase PAP2 family protein — MSTSTDTDAIARPKRGGRRLSDGAVIYWWVEVLMILAFYFVYSAIRNANKSDPSEALHNARTIIDWEQHLSIFHEARLEHWALHAKWLVIACNYYYGSLHFVVTIGVAIVLFRKWSDDYPRWRNTLGVSTALALVGFISYPLMPPRLLGQFGLSHYHFVDTLDRYPTFWSFDSGAVSKISNQFAAMPSVHCCWALWCACVMISHAKKPIARAAAALYPVATVSVIVLTANHYFLDAVGGFTILGIGYVVAQLTTRAGRRERAPA, encoded by the coding sequence ATGAGCACCAGCACCGATACCGACGCGATCGCGCGACCGAAGCGCGGCGGCCGCCGGCTGAGCGACGGCGCGGTGATCTACTGGTGGGTCGAAGTCCTGATGATCCTCGCGTTCTACTTCGTGTATTCCGCGATCCGGAACGCGAACAAGAGCGACCCATCGGAGGCGCTCCACAACGCGCGCACGATCATCGACTGGGAGCAGCACCTCTCGATCTTCCACGAGGCGCGGCTCGAGCACTGGGCGCTACACGCGAAGTGGCTCGTGATCGCGTGCAACTACTACTACGGATCGTTGCACTTCGTCGTCACCATCGGTGTCGCCATCGTGCTGTTCCGCAAGTGGTCGGACGACTACCCGCGTTGGCGCAACACGCTCGGTGTGTCGACGGCCCTCGCGCTCGTCGGCTTCATCTCGTACCCGCTCATGCCGCCGCGCCTGCTCGGGCAGTTCGGGCTGTCGCACTACCACTTCGTCGACACGCTCGACCGCTACCCCACGTTCTGGTCGTTCGACTCCGGCGCGGTGAGCAAGATCTCGAACCAGTTCGCGGCGATGCCGAGCGTGCACTGCTGCTGGGCGCTGTGGTGCGCGTGCGTGATGATCTCGCACGCGAAGAAGCCGATCGCGCGCGCCGCCGCCGCGCTGTATCCGGTTGCGACGGTCTCGGTGATCGTGCTCACCGCGAACCACTACTTCCTCGACGCAGTCGGCGGCTTCACGATCCTCGGCATCGGCTACGTCGTCGCGCAGCTCACGACGCGCGCGGGTCGGCGAGAACGGGCGCCCGCATGA
- a CDS encoding lysylphosphatidylglycerol synthase transmembrane domain-containing protein, whose amino-acid sequence MPPTAPPDPIAPEGVAAPSGRWKVVVRILVSAIVLTILVLKTPHFGDVLPHHDHGRTVLLLTVALLLIFSGIVLQAWRWQQVLNAFGRHVGIVRLTAYTLAGQFVGNVLPSTIGGDVVRISRVGATIDSTETAFASVAIERLTGFIALPALVLVGFVVHPSLFHTRHAPLALVIAAVTLGALGLILAAAAHRRLAGRFAENQSWTRFIGAVHVGVDRLRRYPRQALGVIGTSFAYQISVIVAIVCIVRTLELPVPTGAVIAFVPAVAMAQAVPISIGGLGVREGMLVLFLHPFGVRNAQAIAVGLLWYAGVLIVSMIGAPAFAVGKRRPPVVAGRAS is encoded by the coding sequence ATGCCGCCGACCGCCCCGCCCGACCCGATCGCTCCCGAGGGTGTCGCGGCGCCGTCGGGCCGGTGGAAGGTGGTCGTGCGCATCCTCGTGAGCGCGATCGTGCTCACGATCCTCGTGCTGAAGACGCCGCACTTCGGCGACGTGCTCCCCCATCACGACCACGGGCGCACGGTGCTGCTGCTCACCGTGGCGCTGCTGCTGATCTTCTCGGGGATCGTGCTGCAGGCGTGGCGCTGGCAGCAGGTGCTGAACGCGTTCGGCCGTCACGTGGGCATCGTGCGCCTGACCGCGTACACGCTCGCGGGTCAGTTCGTCGGCAACGTGCTGCCCTCGACGATCGGCGGCGATGTCGTGCGCATCAGCCGCGTCGGCGCCACGATCGACTCGACCGAGACCGCGTTCGCATCGGTCGCGATCGAGCGGCTCACGGGCTTCATCGCGCTGCCCGCGCTCGTGCTCGTCGGGTTCGTCGTGCACCCGTCGCTCTTCCACACGCGCCACGCGCCGCTCGCGCTCGTCATCGCCGCGGTGACGCTCGGCGCGCTCGGTCTCATCCTCGCGGCCGCCGCGCACCGCCGGCTCGCGGGCCGCTTCGCGGAGAACCAGAGCTGGACCCGCTTCATCGGCGCGGTACACGTCGGCGTCGATCGCTTGCGCCGCTATCCGCGCCAGGCGCTCGGTGTCATCGGCACGTCGTTCGCCTACCAGATCTCCGTGATCGTCGCGATCGTCTGCATCGTGCGGACGCTCGAGCTGCCGGTGCCGACCGGCGCGGTGATCGCGTTCGTGCCCGCGGTCGCGATGGCGCAAGCGGTGCCGATCTCGATCGGCGGGCTCGGGGTACGCGAGGGAATGCTCGTGCTGTTCCTGCACCCGTTCGGCGTTCGCAACGCGCAGGCGATCGCGGTCGGACTGCTCTGGTACGCGGGCGTCCTCATCGTGAGCATGATCGGCGCGCCCGCGTTCGCGGTCGGCAAGCGCCGCCCGCCCGTCGTCGCGGGACGCGCCTCATGA
- a CDS encoding VOC family protein, translating to MSNEAQIDLDHIAIAAADTAPGLRFLTGTLGGTVLSGGQAIGFRPMQVLVGDRDGGMKVELLEPWETERNDFLARFVAHTGAGPHHLTFKVPDFDDALDAARAAGFTPVGIDRSDPRWHEAFLHPREAHGTVVQLAQASDAADRASWLAYVAQHGPSGEPIWWVDPEPPTEGTTYLRRVVLGAPDPAVVLPLYRDLLGGEVVAKDDGATELAWPGGGRIRVETRADRAPGVDRLEVEGLGAPTNVLGTWFTPSS from the coding sequence ATGAGCAACGAGGCGCAGATCGATCTCGATCACATCGCGATCGCGGCGGCCGACACCGCGCCCGGTCTGCGGTTCCTCACCGGCACCCTCGGCGGCACGGTGCTGTCGGGCGGCCAGGCGATCGGCTTCCGTCCGATGCAGGTGCTCGTCGGCGATCGCGACGGCGGCATGAAGGTCGAGCTGCTCGAACCGTGGGAGACCGAGCGCAACGACTTCCTCGCGCGCTTCGTCGCGCACACCGGCGCCGGACCGCACCACCTCACGTTCAAGGTGCCCGACTTCGACGACGCGCTCGACGCGGCGCGCGCCGCGGGCTTCACGCCGGTCGGGATCGACCGCTCCGACCCCCGCTGGCACGAAGCGTTCCTGCACCCCCGTGAAGCGCACGGCACCGTCGTGCAGCTCGCGCAGGCGAGCGACGCCGCGGACCGGGCCTCGTGGCTCGCCTACGTCGCGCAGCACGGGCCGTCGGGCGAGCCCATCTGGTGGGTCGACCCCGAGCCGCCGACCGAGGGCACCACGTACCTGCGGCGCGTCGTGCTCGGCGCGCCCGACCCTGCGGTCGTGCTGCCGCTCTACCGCGACCTGCTCGGCGGCGAGGTCGTCGCGAAGGACGACGGCGCGACCGAGCTCGCGTGGCCGGGTGGTGGACGCATCCGCGTCGAGACCCGCGCCGATCGCGCGCCCGGCGTCGACCGCCTCGAGGTCGAGGGGCTCGGCGCGCCGACCAACGTGCTCGGCACCTGGTTCACACCTTCGTCGTAG
- a CDS encoding HAD family phosphatase — protein MIEAVIFDYGGVISSPLFRGIGEFEANEGFRKGSLLQLLFGEAHYIGVHGREVADELAAEDAGGDPDSLETEGEAGDAPAWHRLERGEIDMATYYETIMARAPEVLGRPIDFDAYGRFMRSSAPGVHWEVVHAIRELRGRVKLGLLTNNVKEFGEHWRATFPIEELFEVVVDSSHVGMRKPEPEIYLLTCEQLAIDPNAAVFVDDNADNCAAARALGMETVHFGEHPGSALTELYSILERRGLA, from the coding sequence GTGATCGAGGCGGTGATCTTCGACTACGGCGGCGTGATCTCGAGCCCGCTGTTCCGCGGCATCGGTGAGTTCGAGGCGAACGAGGGCTTCCGCAAGGGCTCGCTGCTGCAGCTGCTGTTCGGCGAGGCGCACTACATCGGCGTGCACGGCCGTGAGGTCGCGGACGAGCTCGCGGCCGAAGACGCCGGCGGCGACCCCGACTCGCTCGAGACGGAGGGTGAGGCCGGCGACGCGCCCGCGTGGCACCGCCTCGAACGCGGCGAGATCGACATGGCCACGTACTACGAGACGATCATGGCGCGCGCGCCCGAAGTGCTCGGCCGGCCCATCGACTTCGACGCGTACGGCCGCTTCATGCGCTCGAGCGCACCGGGCGTGCACTGGGAAGTCGTGCACGCCATCCGCGAGCTGCGCGGCCGCGTGAAGCTCGGCCTCCTCACGAACAACGTCAAGGAGTTCGGCGAGCATTGGCGCGCGACGTTCCCGATCGAGGAGCTGTTCGAGGTCGTCGTCGACTCGAGCCACGTCGGCATGCGCAAGCCCGAACCCGAGATCTACCTGCTGACGTGCGAGCAGCTCGCGATCGACCCGAACGCCGCGGTGTTCGTCGACGACAACGCCGACAACTGCGCGGCCGCTCGCGCGCTCGGCATGGAGACCGTGCACTTCGGTGAGCACCCCGGCAGTGCGCTCACCGAGCTGTACTCGATCCTGGAGCGTCGCGGTTTGGCGTGA